The Deinococcus sedimenti genome includes a window with the following:
- a CDS encoding aminotransferase class III-fold pyridoxal phosphate-dependent enzyme, giving the protein MPEAHPDTHDIIQANRDHTLFSWSVQTQTNPIHMTGGKGSHFFDGDGNAWLDFSSQLININVGHQHPAVLDAIKAQVDTMCFAGPSFATDVRAQLGQKLREVTGLGKSFFTLGGSEANENAMKMARLYTGRDKIITRYRSYHGATMGSMTASGDPRRWPVEPGVPGIVRAFDPYCYRCPFGKTPDSCGRECVSHIEEIIQMEGPHTIAAIMVEGITGSNGLLVPPDDYYPKLRALCDKYGILLIDDEVMSGFGRTGTWLATQHYGIKPDIVTCAKGLTSGYMPLGAVVVSDAIAEYFETHFLAGGLTYSGHPVSLAAAVANLKVYEDEGLFEHTREMGEYLGQRLEAMKAKYACVGDVRYKGLFSVLELVKDKATKEPLAPFNGTSPEMGRLAAHLKSRNVYAYSRFNFLWVCPPLVVTREELDEGLAAYEEALALVDEMIGSPVAAD; this is encoded by the coding sequence ATGCCCGAAGCGCACCCCGACACGCACGACATCATCCAGGCGAACCGCGACCACACGCTGTTCTCGTGGAGCGTGCAGACCCAGACGAACCCCATCCACATGACCGGCGGGAAGGGCAGCCACTTCTTCGACGGGGACGGGAACGCGTGGCTGGACTTTTCCAGTCAGCTGATCAACATCAACGTCGGGCATCAGCACCCGGCCGTGCTGGACGCCATCAAGGCGCAGGTGGACACCATGTGTTTCGCCGGGCCGAGCTTCGCCACGGACGTCCGCGCGCAACTGGGCCAGAAACTGCGCGAGGTGACCGGACTGGGCAAGAGCTTCTTCACGCTGGGCGGCAGCGAGGCGAACGAGAACGCCATGAAGATGGCCCGCCTGTACACCGGCCGCGACAAGATCATCACCCGCTACCGCAGCTACCACGGGGCGACGATGGGCAGCATGACCGCCAGCGGCGACCCCCGGCGCTGGCCGGTCGAACCCGGCGTGCCCGGCATCGTGCGCGCCTTCGACCCGTACTGCTACCGCTGCCCGTTCGGGAAGACGCCGGACAGCTGCGGGCGCGAGTGCGTGAGCCACATCGAGGAGATCATCCAGATGGAAGGGCCGCACACCATCGCCGCGATCATGGTCGAGGGCATCACCGGCAGCAACGGCCTGCTCGTCCCGCCCGACGACTACTACCCCAAACTGCGCGCCCTGTGCGACAAGTACGGCATCCTCCTGATCGACGACGAGGTCATGAGCGGCTTCGGCCGCACCGGCACGTGGCTCGCCACGCAGCATTACGGCATCAAGCCCGACATCGTCACCTGCGCCAAGGGCCTCACCAGCGGGTACATGCCGCTGGGCGCGGTGGTCGTCAGCGACGCCATCGCCGAGTACTTCGAGACGCACTTCCTGGCGGGCGGCCTGACGTACAGTGGCCACCCCGTCTCGCTGGCCGCTGCCGTCGCGAACCTGAAAGTCTACGAGGACGAGGGGCTCTTCGAGCACACCCGTGAAATGGGCGAGTACCTCGGGCAGCGTCTGGAAGCCATGAAGGCGAAGTACGCCTGCGTGGGGGACGTGCGCTACAAGGGCCTGTTCAGCGTCCTGGAACTCGTGAAGGACAAGGCCACCAAGGAGCCACTGGCCCCGTTTAACGGCACCTCTCCGGAGATGGGCCGCCTCGCCGCGCACCTGAAAAGCAGAAACGTGTACGCGTACAGCCGTTTCAACTTTCTGTGGGTCTGCCCGCCCCTCGTCGTCACCCGCGAGGAACTCGACGAGGGCCTCGCCGCCTACGAGGAAGCCCTCGCCCTGGTGGACGAGATGATCGGCTCGCCCGTCGCCGCCGACTGA
- a CDS encoding Ig-like domain-containing protein, with amino-acid sequence MPRVPASPLLLTAALLLGGCADQTAPTARTTPALTAQATGPTATFDATSQWDTGFSGRITLTNPGTTPITGWTLKFKFNGNAAAGSSVWGAGGTITRDSAGLYTITPNTWGGATIPAGGSVTVNYDGTGQLSGVNTCTLNGAACSGATTPPTGDTTVPTVSLTASPTTVTAAGNVTLSATASDNVGVTRVEFYQGATLLATDTTAPYSASEAVTSAQNGTRTYTAKAFDAAGNTRSASASVTVNITGTTPPPASGSINVGYAGTWLTSINDLRTSIVPAYYTDLNLAFVRPDTTYTRGSLAFDQSVAGFEFAEGATTPNGQRKFTATQAQTLIQNVAALKARGTRVWISVGGWSYSQGSQWANFNAQRVVDLAQDLGASGVDIDWESSGSSCNKADAATFSCSKDAEIKTIITTLDNEISARGLNMQISVAGWSTGAYYVKGTPWEEGKVQWGSPFGGTMYRVVKDLASRIDRVNLMSYDGGTYYDPREGYESYRAIYPGPIAMGLEIAPEGSGGAVLKLNAPAGTVYDAEMNTGTNNEATRYYNVDTLTTFLKNKGRPGDGMMLWQIWKERVYAPAPADAANVNSTGQKVCTILGLSSCSSTLPTLPPAQ; translated from the coding sequence ATGCCCCGCGTCCCCGCCTCGCCCCTGCTGCTCACCGCCGCGCTGCTGCTCGGGGGGTGTGCCGACCAGACGGCCCCGACCGCACGGACCACCCCGGCCCTGACCGCGCAGGCCACCGGCCCCACCGCCACCTTCGACGCGACCAGCCAGTGGGACACCGGCTTTTCCGGCCGCATCACCCTGACCAACCCCGGCACGACCCCCATCACGGGCTGGACCCTGAAATTCAAGTTCAACGGGAACGCCGCCGCCGGGAGCAGCGTCTGGGGCGCCGGTGGCACCATCACGCGGGACAGCGCCGGGCTGTACACCATCACGCCCAACACCTGGGGTGGGGCCACCATTCCCGCCGGTGGGAGCGTCACCGTGAACTACGACGGGACAGGGCAGCTGAGCGGCGTGAACACCTGCACCCTGAACGGAGCGGCGTGCAGCGGCGCGACCACCCCACCCACAGGCGACACCACCGTCCCGACCGTCAGCCTGACCGCCAGCCCCACCACGGTCACCGCCGCCGGGAACGTGACCCTCAGCGCCACCGCCAGCGACAACGTCGGCGTGACCAGGGTCGAGTTCTACCAGGGCGCGACCCTGCTCGCCACCGACACCACCGCCCCCTACAGCGCCAGCGAGGCCGTCACCAGCGCGCAGAACGGCACCCGCACGTACACCGCAAAGGCGTTCGACGCAGCGGGCAACACCAGGAGTGCCAGCGCGAGCGTGACGGTGAACATCACGGGCACCACCCCACCCCCCGCCAGCGGATCCATCAACGTGGGCTACGCAGGCACCTGGCTGACCAGCATCAACGACCTGCGCACCAGCATCGTCCCCGCGTACTACACCGACCTGAACCTCGCGTTCGTGCGGCCCGACACCACGTACACCCGGGGCAGCCTCGCGTTCGACCAGTCGGTCGCAGGGTTCGAGTTCGCCGAGGGCGCCACCACCCCCAACGGCCAGCGGAAGTTCACCGCCACGCAGGCGCAGACGCTCATTCAGAACGTCGCGGCCCTCAAGGCGCGCGGCACCCGCGTGTGGATCAGCGTGGGCGGCTGGTCGTACAGCCAGGGCAGCCAGTGGGCGAACTTCAACGCCCAGCGCGTCGTGGATCTCGCGCAGGATCTCGGTGCCAGCGGCGTGGACATCGACTGGGAATCCAGCGGCAGCAGCTGCAACAAGGCCGACGCCGCCACCTTCTCGTGCAGCAAGGACGCCGAGATCAAGACCATCATCACGACCCTCGACAACGAGATCAGCGCGCGCGGCCTGAACATGCAGATCAGCGTGGCCGGCTGGAGCACCGGCGCGTACTACGTCAAGGGCACCCCCTGGGAGGAAGGCAAGGTGCAGTGGGGCAGTCCGTTCGGCGGCACCATGTACCGCGTCGTGAAAGACCTCGCCAGCCGCATTGACCGCGTGAACCTCATGTCGTACGACGGCGGCACGTACTACGACCCCCGCGAGGGGTACGAGAGTTACCGCGCCATCTACCCCGGCCCGATCGCCATGGGCCTGGAAATCGCGCCCGAAGGCAGCGGCGGCGCCGTCCTGAAACTGAACGCCCCGGCCGGGACCGTGTACGACGCCGAGATGAACACCGGCACGAACAACGAGGCCACCCGCTACTACAACGTGGACACCCTGACGACCTTCCTGAAGAACAAGGGCAGACCCGGCGACGGCATGATGCTGTGGCAGATCTGGAAGGAACGCGTGTACGCCCCCGCACCCGCCGACGCCGCGAACGTGAACAGCACCGGGCAGAAGGTCTGCACGATCCTCGGCCTGAGCAGCTGCTCCAGCACCCTGCCCACGCTGCCGCCCGCCCAGTAA
- a CDS encoding PucR family transcriptional regulator → MTPVRLEDPMLPTLAELLTLPAFAGAEVVSGHAHLTQPVTWVHVSEVADAARFLTGGELLLSTGSLLARMNEGELEGFVASLAQRGAHGLALELVQVFRDVPPALLGASRLHGLPLIVFRSEVSFAALTRAAHARILNHGGPALDPSLAPLLDALAETGRSVAFLRAQLGPLLNLPARPRSTLLGTLDALLTTNFNMAETARRLGVRRQTVYYRLEQLRAMLPDLDEPRRQLGLHLALELTRSEAGEALSATERT, encoded by the coding sequence ATGACCCCTGTTCGACTGGAGGATCCGATGTTGCCGACGCTGGCGGAACTGTTGACGCTTCCGGCGTTCGCGGGCGCGGAGGTCGTGAGCGGGCACGCGCACCTGACGCAGCCCGTCACGTGGGTGCACGTGTCGGAGGTCGCGGACGCCGCGCGGTTCCTGACGGGCGGGGAACTGCTCCTCTCGACCGGGTCGCTGCTGGCCCGCATGAATGAGGGTGAACTGGAGGGTTTCGTGGCGTCGCTGGCGCAGCGGGGCGCGCACGGGCTGGCGCTGGAACTCGTGCAGGTGTTCCGCGACGTGCCGCCCGCGCTGCTGGGCGCGTCGCGTCTGCACGGGCTGCCGCTGATCGTGTTCCGCTCCGAGGTGAGTTTCGCGGCCCTGACCCGCGCGGCGCACGCCCGCATCCTGAACCACGGCGGTCCGGCGCTGGACCCGAGCCTCGCGCCGCTGCTCGACGCGCTGGCCGAGACGGGGCGCAGCGTGGCGTTCCTGCGCGCGCAGCTGGGGCCGCTGCTGAACCTGCCCGCCCGGCCCCGCTCGACGCTGCTGGGCACGCTGGACGCCCTGCTGACCACGAACTTCAACATGGCCGAGACGGCCCGGCGCCTCGGTGTGCGTCGGCAGACGGTGTACTACCGCCTGGAGCAGCTGCGCGCCATGCTGCCCGACCTGGACGAACCCCGGCGGCAGCTGGGCCTGCACCTGGCGCTGGAACTGACGCGCAGTGAGGCGGGCGAGGCGCTCAGCGCCACCGAACGAACCTGA
- a CDS encoding hydantoinase/carbamoylase family amidase — MLDPQRTIDELKALRELTGDEHGAQRVAFTDTWVAARAFLKERLDALPVTQHMDAAGNWWATLPGESDRALLIGGHLDSVPNGGWLDGCLNVLAGLEVLRRVNEQYAGRPPVTLKLVDWADEEGARFGRSLYGSSAAGGQLDVTEMRKLKDRDGVSLEDALSRVGITLADAPDARAELQGAAAYLELHIEQGPVLEHLDLPLGAVLGTVGVERHTITFHGQAAHSGSTPMNVRKDAFLAAGRFGQAIYDIAARHGGVCTIGSVRTLPGIVTSVVETCELTLDQRHLDADKLAAMWQDAQDAATQFAQEAGCTVTFGYLWNIEPIPFHPMLIDAAEASILTVTPAAHRLPSGPLHDAAEVARAGVPTVMLFVQSLRGISHNKIEDTREDHLALSVQALDELTTRTMDWIAKGI, encoded by the coding sequence ATGCTTGATCCACAGCGGACCATTGATGAACTGAAGGCCCTGCGTGAATTGACTGGGGATGAGCATGGGGCGCAGCGGGTGGCGTTCACGGACACCTGGGTCGCCGCCCGCGCGTTCCTGAAGGAGCGGCTGGACGCGCTGCCCGTCACGCAGCACATGGACGCCGCCGGGAACTGGTGGGCGACCCTGCCCGGCGAGAGTGACCGCGCCCTCCTGATCGGCGGGCACCTCGACAGCGTCCCGAACGGCGGGTGGCTGGACGGGTGCCTGAACGTCCTGGCGGGCCTGGAAGTCCTGCGGCGCGTCAATGAGCAGTACGCCGGGCGGCCGCCCGTCACGCTGAAACTCGTGGACTGGGCCGACGAGGAAGGCGCCCGTTTCGGCCGCAGTCTGTACGGGTCCAGCGCTGCCGGGGGCCAGCTCGACGTGACCGAGATGCGCAAACTGAAAGACCGCGACGGCGTGAGCCTCGAAGACGCCCTGAGCCGCGTCGGGATTACCCTCGCGGACGCCCCGGACGCCCGCGCGGAACTGCAAGGTGCCGCCGCGTACCTCGAACTGCACATCGAACAGGGTCCCGTCCTCGAACACCTGGACCTGCCGCTCGGCGCGGTCCTCGGCACCGTCGGCGTCGAACGGCACACCATCACCTTCCACGGGCAGGCCGCGCACAGCGGCAGCACCCCCATGAACGTCCGCAAGGACGCGTTCCTCGCCGCCGGACGCTTCGGACAGGCCATCTACGACATCGCCGCGCGGCACGGGGGCGTGTGCACCATCGGCAGCGTCAGGACCCTGCCCGGCATCGTCACCAGCGTCGTCGAAACCTGCGAACTCACCCTCGACCAGCGCCACCTCGACGCGGACAAACTGGCCGCCATGTGGCAGGACGCGCAGGACGCCGCCACGCAGTTCGCGCAGGAGGCAGGCTGCACCGTCACCTTCGGGTACCTCTGGAACATCGAACCCATCCCCTTCCACCCCATGCTCATCGACGCCGCCGAGGCCAGCATCCTGACCGTCACGCCTGCCGCGCACCGCCTCCCCAGCGGGCCCCTGCACGACGCCGCCGAGGTCGCCCGCGCGGGCGTCCCCACCGTCATGCTGTTCGTGCAGTCCCTGCGCGGCATCAGCCACAACAAGATCGAGGACACGCGCGAAGACCACCTCGCCCTGAGCGTGCAGGCGCTGGACGAACTCACCACGCGCACCATGGACTGGATTGCCAAAGGCATCTGA
- a CDS encoding ABC transporter substrate-binding protein, with translation MKRGTLILATLLLAAASPASAQKLVPVKVQLKWFPQAQFAGFFVAQAKGYYKAEGLDVQFLPTGDQSPIQTVATGTADFGTTWITDLLTARQQGIPVVHIAQLFQKSGYTLVALKSSGIKTPADFKGKRVGVWPSGNEYPAVALLKKYGMTTSLDSSVSNPSVQAVTYPFDPSIVFPDKVDLVSAMTYNEVDQIVGLGYPLDKLQIFNASDYGINLLEDLMFTTERTLANRNFKGSGMSGEDIAAKLVRATLKGWNYAVKNQKEAVGIVLVNCGNTCKGSGTRSSAAGHQTWQMAEVAKLYNAGSTLKGRAGYLDPATYKANVTLLKSLGILKADPTPAAVTYKVWQKATGKK, from the coding sequence ATGAAACGAGGCACCCTGATTCTGGCCACCCTGCTCCTCGCCGCCGCCAGCCCCGCTTCCGCGCAGAAGCTCGTGCCCGTCAAGGTGCAGCTCAAGTGGTTCCCGCAGGCGCAGTTCGCGGGCTTCTTCGTCGCCCAGGCCAAGGGCTACTACAAAGCCGAAGGGCTGGACGTGCAGTTCCTCCCCACCGGCGACCAGAGCCCCATCCAGACCGTCGCCACCGGCACCGCCGACTTCGGCACCACCTGGATCACCGACCTCCTGACCGCCCGCCAGCAGGGCATCCCGGTCGTGCACATCGCGCAGCTGTTCCAGAAGAGCGGCTACACCCTGGTCGCCCTGAAAAGCAGCGGCATCAAGACCCCGGCCGACTTCAAGGGCAAACGCGTGGGCGTATGGCCCAGCGGCAACGAGTACCCGGCCGTGGCCCTCCTGAAGAAGTACGGCATGACCACCAGCCTCGACTCCTCCGTCAGCAACCCCAGCGTGCAGGCCGTCACGTACCCCTTCGACCCCAGCATCGTCTTCCCCGACAAGGTCGACCTGGTCAGTGCCATGACCTACAACGAGGTCGACCAGATCGTCGGCCTGGGCTACCCCCTCGACAAACTCCAGATCTTCAACGCCAGCGACTACGGCATCAACCTCCTCGAGGACCTGATGTTCACCACCGAACGCACCCTGGCGAACAGGAACTTCAAGGGCAGTGGCATGAGCGGCGAGGATATCGCCGCCAAACTCGTGCGCGCCACCCTCAAAGGCTGGAACTACGCCGTCAAGAATCAGAAAGAAGCCGTGGGCATCGTCCTCGTGAACTGCGGGAACACCTGCAAGGGTTCGGGCACGCGCTCCAGCGCCGCCGGGCACCAGACGTGGCAGATGGCCGAAGTCGCCAAGCTGTACAACGCCGGGTCCACCCTCAAGGGCCGCGCCGGGTACCTCGACCCCGCCACGTACAAAGCCAACGTGACCCTGCTCAAGAGCCTCGGCATCCTCAAGGCCGACCCCACCCCCGCCGCCGTCACGTACAAGGTCTGGCAGAAAGCCACTGGGAAGAAGTAG
- a CDS encoding ABC transporter permease, whose translation MEQTMTPARTLAARPGGTLLTAAALLIGVGGLLLVALTLPAPGEGTPPNARAWLAGILALLAVGAFGVRGAAQGESRAARTLPAAFTLILAVLGTEALLRAYAVPAGLIPTPGRVLSALWTARTVLLQDTYTTFVLEALLGFVAGTVLGLALALLVVRFRFLERGLLPYAALFSSIPIVALAPVIVKAVGLDWPSKTVVVAVTVLFPVVVGAVRGLQSASRLHLDLMHTYAATPAQTFRDVRVPGALPFVFGALKVASTLALISAIVAEFFGTNGHGLGFRIQIEVGRFGLDIVWAAIVLASIAGIAFFALVSAAETRLLPRRS comes from the coding sequence ATGGAGCAGACGATGACCCCCGCCCGCACCCTCGCCGCCCGGCCCGGTGGGACGCTGCTCACGGCCGCCGCGCTCCTGATCGGCGTGGGCGGGCTGCTGCTCGTCGCGCTGACCCTCCCGGCCCCCGGCGAGGGCACCCCCCCGAACGCGCGGGCGTGGCTGGCGGGCATCCTCGCCCTGCTGGCCGTGGGGGCCTTCGGCGTGCGCGGCGCGGCGCAGGGCGAATCCCGCGCCGCCCGCACGCTGCCCGCCGCGTTCACGCTGATCCTGGCGGTGCTGGGCACCGAGGCGCTGCTGCGCGCCTACGCCGTCCCCGCCGGACTGATCCCCACGCCGGGCCGCGTCCTGAGCGCCCTGTGGACCGCCCGCACCGTGCTGCTGCAGGACACGTACACCACCTTCGTGCTGGAGGCGCTGCTGGGCTTCGTGGCGGGCACCGTCCTGGGGCTGGCGCTGGCGCTGCTGGTCGTGCGCTTCCGCTTCCTGGAACGCGGGCTGCTGCCCTACGCGGCGCTGTTCTCCTCGATTCCCATCGTGGCCCTGGCGCCCGTCATCGTGAAAGCCGTTGGCCTGGACTGGCCCAGCAAAACGGTCGTCGTGGCCGTCACCGTCCTGTTCCCCGTCGTGGTGGGGGCCGTGCGCGGCCTCCAGAGCGCGTCGCGGCTGCACCTCGACCTGATGCACACCTACGCCGCCACGCCCGCGCAGACCTTCCGGGACGTCCGCGTGCCCGGCGCGCTGCCGTTCGTGTTCGGCGCCCTGAAAGTCGCCAGCACCCTGGCCCTGATCTCCGCCATCGTCGCCGAATTCTTCGGCACGAACGGGCACGGCCTGGGCTTCCGCATCCAGATCGAGGTGGGCCGCTTCGGGCTCGACATCGTCTGGGCCGCCATCGTCCTCGCCAGCATTGCCGGTATTGCCTTCTTCGCGCTCGTCAGCGCCGCCGAAACGCGGCTGCTGCCCCGCCGCTCCTGA
- a CDS encoding ABC transporter permease → MTTARPSRMAGLGPMLIVALIAAALYWPLMLAANVGPAGRTLASGAELDCKTALACASQLRNPVMPAPAQLAQGFTRLSTPVTSPLALPYNVGVTAGETLLGLLLATVTGVGLALLLVASRAFERATLPWLVASQTVPVVAIAPMLAVLLGQYGVQGFLPKAIIAAYIAFFPIAVGMSRGLRSADPLHLDLMRTYHASPAQTYRLLRFPASLPHLFTALKVAVTSALVGSIVAEISTISFSGLGKMLAENSRASDTVALWVIMGYGAVLGVTLVALVNALERWVTPWSRR, encoded by the coding sequence GTGACGACCGCCCGCCCCTCCCGCATGGCCGGACTCGGGCCGATGCTGATCGTGGCGTTGATCGCGGCGGCGCTGTACTGGCCGCTGATGCTCGCCGCGAACGTCGGACCGGCGGGGCGGACGCTGGCGAGCGGCGCGGAACTCGACTGCAAGACGGCGCTGGCCTGCGCCTCGCAACTGCGCAACCCGGTGATGCCCGCCCCGGCGCAACTCGCGCAGGGCTTCACGCGGCTGAGCACGCCGGTCACGTCGCCGCTGGCGCTGCCGTACAACGTGGGCGTCACCGCCGGTGAGACGCTGCTGGGCCTGCTGCTCGCCACCGTGACCGGGGTCGGGCTGGCGCTGCTGCTCGTCGCCAGTCGCGCGTTCGAGCGGGCCACGCTGCCGTGGCTGGTCGCGTCGCAGACCGTCCCCGTCGTGGCGATCGCGCCCATGCTGGCGGTGCTGCTCGGGCAGTACGGCGTGCAGGGCTTCCTGCCGAAGGCGATCATCGCGGCGTACATCGCGTTCTTTCCCATCGCGGTCGGCATGAGCCGCGGGCTGCGCAGCGCCGATCCGTTGCACCTGGACCTGATGCGCACGTACCACGCCAGCCCCGCGCAGACGTACCGGCTGCTGCGCTTCCCGGCCAGCCTCCCGCACCTGTTCACGGCGCTGAAGGTGGCGGTCACGTCCGCGCTGGTGGGCAGCATCGTCGCAGAGATCAGCACCATCTCGTTCTCCGGGCTGGGCAAGATGCTCGCCGAGAACTCCCGGGCCAGCGACACGGTCGCCCTGTGGGTGATCATGGGCTACGGCGCGGTTCTCGGCGTGACGCTGGTCGCCCTGGTGAACGCCCTGGAGAGGTGGGTGACGCCATGGAGCAGACGATGA
- a CDS encoding ABC transporter ATP-binding protein, with amino-acid sequence MTYTSPTPQASPPPNEPPIVSIRDLQKVFPVPGGETVALKDANLSIQKGEFISLIGPSGCGKTTLLRLMADLEQPTGGELLIAGRTADEARRERQYGYVFQAPALMEWRTVLKNVLLPLDVMNVPGDRVGRAREMLNLVGLEKFERNYPWQLSGGMQQRVSIARALAFDPPLLFMDEPFGALDEITREHLNLELLRLWRETGKTVIFVTHSIPEAVFLSTRVVVMTARPGRIEGVVDIDLPHPRTDDTREDPRFFTLATEIRELLKKGHT; translated from the coding sequence GTGACGTACACCAGCCCCACCCCGCAGGCCAGTCCGCCCCCGAATGAGCCGCCCATCGTGTCCATCCGCGACCTGCAGAAGGTCTTCCCGGTGCCCGGCGGGGAGACGGTCGCGCTGAAGGACGCCAACCTCAGCATCCAGAAAGGGGAGTTCATCAGCCTGATCGGCCCGAGCGGCTGCGGGAAGACCACCCTGCTGCGCCTGATGGCCGACCTGGAACAACCGACCGGCGGGGAGCTGCTCATCGCGGGCCGCACCGCCGACGAGGCCCGCCGTGAGCGGCAGTACGGGTACGTGTTCCAGGCGCCCGCCCTGATGGAGTGGCGCACCGTGCTAAAGAACGTGCTGCTGCCGCTGGACGTCATGAACGTCCCCGGCGACCGCGTCGGCCGCGCCCGCGAGATGCTGAACCTGGTCGGCCTGGAGAAATTCGAGCGGAACTACCCCTGGCAGCTGTCCGGCGGGATGCAGCAACGCGTCAGCATCGCCCGCGCGCTGGCGTTCGACCCGCCCCTGCTGTTCATGGACGAACCCTTCGGCGCGCTCGACGAGATCACCCGCGAACACCTGAACCTCGAACTGCTGCGCCTGTGGCGCGAGACCGGCAAGACCGTGATCTTCGTGACGCACTCCATCCCGGAAGCGGTGTTCCTGAGTACGCGCGTGGTCGTCATGACCGCCCGCCCCGGCCGCATCGAGGGCGTCGTGGACATCGACCTGCCCCACCCCCGCACCGACGACACCCGCGAGGACCCCCGCTTCTTCACGCTCGCCACCGAGATCCGCGAACTGCTCAAGAAGGGGCACACGTGA
- the hydA gene encoding dihydropyrimidinase, whose protein sequence is MSSPEKPQASAVGSITLLIQNGEIVTDGKRFKADVLVEGEAIAEIGENLAVPEGATVIDASGKFVFPGFIDPHVHIHLPFMGTFAKDTHATGSQAALIGGTTTFIEMLAPAGSEDLMDGWRTWTGMAEGHSACDYTFHIGVTRWDDRTEATLRELVGQGMRSFKVFLAYRGAFGIDDAALYRVCRLAAELGVVVTAHCENADLVAELQQKLIAEGKTGPEWHEPSRPESVEAEGTAHFATFVEMTGAHGYVVHLSNARALEAALDARARGVKLDVEVVIPHLTLDKTYAERPGVEGAKYVMSPPLREKGNQPKLWAALERGDIATVATDHCPFDVEQKRMGDGNFTLIPNGIPAIEDRVNVLYTQGVSRGNLSVERFVDAASTRAAQIFGLYPRKGTVSVGSDADLVIYDPAYRGTISAQTSHMNNDYSGYEGWEIDGRPEVVTVRGQVAVQGGAFVGDPARGQLLRR, encoded by the coding sequence ATGTCGTCGCCTGAGAAGCCCCAGGCGTCAGCCGTGGGGTCGATCACCCTACTGATTCAGAACGGCGAGATTGTCACGGACGGGAAACGCTTCAAGGCGGACGTGCTGGTGGAAGGGGAGGCCATCGCCGAGATCGGGGAGAACCTCGCGGTGCCCGAGGGGGCCACCGTGATCGACGCGAGCGGGAAGTTCGTGTTCCCCGGCTTCATCGATCCGCACGTGCACATCCACCTGCCGTTCATGGGCACGTTCGCGAAGGACACGCACGCGACCGGGTCGCAGGCGGCATTGATCGGCGGGACGACCACGTTCATCGAGATGCTCGCCCCGGCGGGCAGTGAGGACCTGATGGACGGCTGGCGCACCTGGACGGGCATGGCGGAGGGGCACAGCGCGTGCGACTACACCTTCCACATCGGCGTGACCCGCTGGGATGACCGGACCGAGGCGACGCTGCGGGAGCTGGTGGGCCAGGGCATGCGGTCCTTCAAGGTGTTCCTGGCGTACCGGGGCGCGTTCGGGATCGACGACGCGGCGCTGTACCGGGTGTGCCGTCTGGCGGCGGAACTGGGCGTGGTCGTCACCGCGCACTGCGAGAACGCGGATCTGGTCGCGGAGTTGCAGCAGAAGCTGATCGCGGAGGGAAAGACCGGCCCGGAGTGGCACGAGCCGAGCCGTCCGGAGAGCGTGGAGGCCGAGGGCACGGCGCACTTTGCGACGTTCGTGGAGATGACGGGCGCGCACGGGTACGTGGTGCACCTGAGCAACGCCCGCGCGCTGGAGGCGGCGCTGGACGCCCGCGCACGCGGCGTGAAGCTGGACGTGGAGGTCGTGATTCCGCACCTGACGCTCGATAAGACGTACGCGGAGCGGCCCGGCGTGGAGGGCGCGAAGTACGTCATGTCGCCCCCCCTGCGCGAGAAGGGCAATCAGCCGAAACTGTGGGCGGCGCTGGAACGTGGCGACATCGCCACGGTCGCCACCGACCACTGCCCCTTCGACGTCGAGCAGAAACGCATGGGCGACGGGAACTTCACCCTCATCCCGAACGGTATTCCGGCCATCGAGGACCGCGTGAACGTCCTGTACACGCAGGGCGTCAGCCGCGGCAACCTGAGCGTCGAACGCTTCGTGGACGCCGCCAGCACCCGCGCCGCGCAGATCTTCGGCCTGTACCCCCGCAAGGGCACCGTCAGCGTGGGCAGCGACGCTGATCTGGTGATCTACGACCCGGCGTACCGGGGCACCATCAGCGCGCAGACCAGCCACATGAACAACGACTACAGCGGCTACGAGGGATGGGAGATCGACGGGCGGCCCGAGGTCGTCACCGTGCGCGGTCAGGTCGCCGTGCAGGGCGGCGCGTTCGTGGGCGACCCGGCGCGCGGGCAGCTGCTCAGGCGGTAA